A portion of the Blastopirellula sediminis genome contains these proteins:
- the rpsD gene encoding 30S ribosomal protein S4 codes for MGHYTGPKARINRRLGGVIYENRGAIKGYDRRATPPGMHNRPRRPSNYGAALMEKQKIKHYYGLGERQLRRYFETAKHMKGNTGEQLLILCERRLDNVVRRAGLALTRPQARQGIVHGHFLVNGAKVDKPSYQLRPGDVVSVRNREKLQILYRSILGENGSQIAAFVSQDQETLSATFDSIPTAEDVSLPVDVNIVVEFMSR; via the coding sequence ATGGGCCACTATACCGGTCCTAAGGCCAGGATTAACCGTCGCTTGGGCGGCGTGATCTACGAGAACCGTGGCGCGATCAAGGGTTACGATCGTCGTGCGACTCCGCCTGGCATGCACAACCGTCCTCGACGCCCGTCCAACTACGGCGCCGCGTTGATGGAAAAGCAAAAGATCAAGCATTATTACGGCTTGGGCGAACGCCAGCTGCGTCGTTACTTCGAAACCGCGAAGCACATGAAGGGGAACACCGGCGAACAGCTGTTGATCCTGTGCGAACGCCGTCTCGATAACGTCGTCCGTCGCGCCGGCCTGGCTTTGACCCGTCCGCAAGCTCGCCAGGGGATCGTTCACGGTCACTTCCTGGTCAACGGCGCCAAGGTCGACAAGCCGTCGTACCAACTGCGTCCGGGCGACGTGGTCAGCGTCCGCAATCGCGAGAAGCTGCAGATCCTGTATCGCAGCATTCTGGGCGAAAACGGCAGCCAGATCGCCGCGTTCGTTTCCCAAGATCAGGAAACGTTGTCGGCGACCTTTGACTCGATTCCGACGGCTGAAGACGTCAGCTTGCCGGTAGACGTCAACATCGTGGTCGAATTTATGTCGCGCTAA